DNA from Drosophila busckii strain San Diego stock center, stock number 13000-0081.31 chromosome 2R, ASM1175060v1, whole genome shotgun sequence:
TAAATGATACTAGGGTATACAACTAATATtctcaacaaaaaaataataaaatcaaacatgATTTTGAAACAagtttgtgtgtttttcttaCCTTCACTTTCCAATTGATATATAGACGTTATGTAAGtttgttgatatttatttgtgtataaTAAACTGCTTTGGGTCtggcaaatacaaatgtttcattttatttataaataatttgattttattttttgctgtttttaaatatataaacttcgTAATTGTCGGGGCGACATGATCGAATTGATTTAGCGTTATCACCACattcatatttttcttttttatttttattttgttttgttgtataataattttatatattaaacttataGTTATTATGCAtggtttatgtttattttatctttgtatattttatgcaaatcacaaacaaaatataatagaataggcaaagcaaatgcatactagtataaacaaattaaatatttctaaaaaaaattttaagtattGAGGAAAGGCTAGAGACAACGCTAGCAGCCAGGAAGAGGGATCGACCGAATAAATGAATCACAATTATACATtctgtatatataatatatatattacacatTCTCAGATCTAACTAAATGTacacaaaaatattctttatatacgtacaaatgttttagttttttgtttctttgtttaaagtttaccatacaaaattttgaaatCACGCACGACACATTTTACATacacaaatgtttattttaaaattataatttatgtattatgtACGTTAtcattttaattcttttagCGGATATTTTAATAGTTACAAATAGCTGCTATTAAtgtcttatgtgtgtgtgtgtgtgagtgtgtgagtttcgttttaatttaacattatgCTTAGTGTTGAAATGGGGCTTCACTAATTCGGTCTGCTAGTTTTGCAGCTAAGTTTATTACGGTTATAttttgcttgaaattaaaaataaacaataaaactgcattccaCTACTGTCTAGGAATTAGTCACTAGTAGAATTTACAGCAGCGGCTATATTGGCTATATACCAACTGGGCTCTAATCCTAGCAACAACCGCTGTTGCCTGCACCACCCGCACCGCCAGCACCGGGCAGCGCAGGATTTGTGGGCGTTGCCTGCTGTCCGATTTTAATGCCATTTGCCTGCAGTCAATGaaaatgcatgcataaatatttaatttgcaatttatatgcaaaagcaaCACTTACCTCATTATTTATATCGAAGACGCCCTCCTGGATTTTCTCGTAAATCTCTTTGGCTGTATTTATGAATGCCTCCTCCACATTGGCAGCTGTGCGCGCAGAAGTCTCCATAAATACCAGTCCATGTTCTCGTGCAAAAGCCTCTCCCTCCTCCTTTTTCACCTCACGCCTCGAATCCAAATCGCTCTTGTTGCCTATAAGCATAATGACCATGTTCGAGTTTGAATGCTGACGTGCATCCTCCAGCCATGTAGTCAGATGATTGAAAGTCTCACGTCTTGTGATGTCATAGACCAACAAAGCGCCAGCCGCACCACGATAATATGAGCGCGTAATAGATCTGTTCCAAGAAAAATACAATGAGTACTCTAACCACAAGctttatgcattaaatgtgTCATACCTGAAAGCCTCCTGACCAGCTGTATCCCAAATTTGCAGTTTTATCTGTTTACCATCGATGGTGATCATGCGTGCACCGAACTCAACGCCAATTGTTAAATCGTGCACGGGTTGGAAGCGCTTATCCgtgaactgcagcagcagacatGACTTGCCCACACCTTTggaaaaataaagcaagttaaagcaaacaaaattagtaATTGCTGGATTATAAAACAAACGCAGAAAGTGAAAGTTTTGTTataatgcaatgcaatgcaaaagccaaaagccaacaacattACTTATACACATAAACAGGTGTTTTCCATCACTTGCCAAAAATATGATCTAATTTTTTTCTCTAAAGCATAATGGGATAATCTCTTCGGCAAATGTTAACAGCTGTTTGCACTACATTTAATCGAATGTTTAATGTACTGCTGAACTTTAATTGATAAGAGAAGAGCAACCAGCCTATCAAACAGTTTATGTATGCTTAAGCGTGGGGGAGATTTGATATGATGGTGGGTCAACTATCAAAAGTTGACTCAGCGCCAAAGCAACTGCAGGGTAGTAACATACGTTTAGTATTATCCCCCCTCCAGCCTAACACAAAACTCCCCTTGCCACAGCTGTTGACTTcagctctgtctctttctctctacaCACAGAGGCGTTGTTAtggttttattgatttttcctTGCTGCGTGGGCTCCCCAATCATTTGGCGCTTTGTTGCAGGCAGCTGGACAATGGGCTGGGCCCCGAGTGCAACAATAGCGTAAACAGTCTAACAAAACGTCGCAGTTTGAGCTCTGTTGccctttgttttgttgtaaacTGCACAATTAGCTGACTTAATCATATGAAATTTTCTCTCATATGGCAGGGCacacaactcacacacactaacaGACTCACCAGTATCACCAATAATAATGTATTTGAACAAGTATGCGTAGGACATGTTGGCTGGCGGTTGATTTACAAACTTTGCTTGGggatatttaaaaagttacaACTGTAATAATAATACGCAGTTTCAATCCGTGTAAATTTTGCAAAGTTGTCTGATGATGACTGTTGTCGATAGGCAATGACGATAAGCGATGACGACAGCTGAAACGTAGAGTGGCATGACATTATGAAATTAGGGTGACCGTACCTCCTTGCTATTGCTGTACTCTTCACACTTAATGCAGCTCGAATTTAGTGTACTCTCTGCAAGTCACACACTGTCATCCGCGCGttgattaaaacaaaaaaattttctcGCACAAAGCAAAGTGTTTTAGCTCAATTCATAGCtaattaaatgtgaaatgTGTAAACTAAAGCAATAGTTACACTTTACATAGTTAAGCTTGAAGCTACGTTTGGCTCGCCACGAACGCAACGTTTGTTTGAGTTCCTGGTCGCCGTTGCCTGGCACTTTTCACAGCTTGGTTTTGTCTATTCAACTGTCACTGCCTCCCTTCCCTGCACAGGCGTAGTCCCAGGTAAAAGgtgtctgagtgtgtgttttgcattGCTCCTTACGGCTAAGGCAAGGTGAAACATGAAGATGGCTGACGGCTCGACCATATTGCGTAGAAACCGGCCAGGCACAAAAGCTAAGGTGTGTATAAATAACGCacgcaattgttgtttgcaactttcgctttaacaatttgttgttgttgttgttgttgttgttgttgcgataGGATTTCTGTCGCTGGCCCGATGAACCGCTGGAGGAAATGGACAGCACGCTAGCCGTGCAGCAATATATACAACAACTGATCAAGCGTGATCCCTCAAATGTTGAGCTTATACTGACCATGCCAGAAGCGCAGGACGAAGGCGTCTGGAAGTACGAGCATTTGCGTCAGTTTTGTATGGAATTAAATGGTCTGGCAGTGCGGCTGCAAAAACAGTGTTCACCCTCAACGTGCACGCAGATGACAGCAACCGATCAATGGATTTTCTTATGTGCGGCACACAAAACGCCCAAGGAGTGCCCCGCCATTGACTATACGCGCCACACATTGGACGGCGCTGCCTGTCTGctcaatagcaacaaatacttTCCAAGCAGGTATGTTAAAGCGGCGTGCAAAAGCAACTGGCCACATAATCAGTAAAGTGATCTCACCACACACAGAGTTTCCATCAAGGAGTCGTCGGT
Protein-coding regions in this window:
- the LOC108597035 gene encoding ras-related protein Rab-2A translates to MSYAYLFKYIIIGDTGVGKSCLLLQFTDKRFQPVHDLTIGVEFGARMITIDGKQIKLQIWDTAGQEAFRSITRSYYRGAAGALLVYDITRRETFNHLTTWLEDARQHSNSNMVIMLIGNKSDLDSRREVKKEEGEAFAREHGLVFMETSARTAANVEEAFINTAKEIYEKIQEGVFDINNEANGIKIGQQATPTNPALPGAGGAGGAGNSGCC
- the LOC108597033 gene encoding MOB kinase activator-like 4 isoform X1, yielding MKMADGSTILRRNRPGTKAKDFCRWPDEPLEEMDSTLAVQQYIQQLIKRDPSNVELILTMPEAQDEGVWKYEHLRQFCMELNGLAVRLQKQCSPSTCTQMTATDQWIFLCAAHKTPKECPAIDYTRHTLDGAACLLNSNKYFPSSDLTTHRVSIKESSVTKLGSVCRRVYRIFSHAYFHHRRIFDEFEAETYLCHRFTHFVTKYNLMSKENLIVPINEEEDAAPGESEA
- the LOC108597033 gene encoding MOB kinase activator-like 4 isoform X2, producing MKMADGSTILRRNRPGTKAKDFCRWPDEPLEEMDSTLAVQQYIQQLIKRDPSNVELILTMPEAQDEGVWKYEHLRQFCMELNGLAVRLQKQCSPSTCTQMTATDQWIFLCAAHKTPKECPAIDYTRHTLDGAACLLNSNKYFPSRVSIKESSVTKLGSVCRRVYRIFSHAYFHHRRIFDEFEAETYLCHRFTHFVTKYNLMSKENLIVPINEEEDAAPGESEA